The Edwardsiella tarda ATCC 15947 = NBRC 105688 region CCGGCGAGGTGAATGCGACCGACTGGCTGTTGGAGCAGGTGCGTATTGGCGAGGCTGAGCAGCGTTATGATCTGGTGATGCAGTCACTCGATCGGCTGATGATGATCGCCCCGAACGATCCTGAGGTCATCATGGCGCGCATGCGTTTGTTGCTGCGTCAAGGTAACACCCAGGGGGCCGGGCAGTTGGCCGACCAGCTCTGTCTGCCGGCTAACCAGGCGGTGGTCTGTCAGCGTGCGCGGATGTTGCTGGCGTTGAACACGCCGCAGGGGCGCCAGGCGTTACAGCAGGCGCGCCTGTTGGCCACGGCTGGCCAGTATACGGCGGCCGTGGCGGCCTATGATGCCCTATGGCAGGGGGCGCCGCCGCCCTTGGATCTGGCCGCAGAATATTGGCGAACCGTCGCTCGTCTTACGGGGCAGACGCCACGCGCGATCGCGGCACTCCAGGCGTTAAATCAGCGTTATCCTTACGATGTCGCGGTCGCAGAGACTTTAGTGAAGCTGCTGCTATCGCAGGGGCAGCAGCAAGAGGCCGACGCGCTGTTGATGCGCATGGCGGAGAATGAGGCGACGCGTCCTCGCGCCGCCGCGATCGGGTTGGCACAGATTCAGCGCATGCCGCCGGGGAGTGAGCGTGTTGCGGCGTTACGCCGTTATATTCAACGCTTCCAAGGGGTGCCGCAGGCGGTGGCCGATGCCGAGACATTGCTCCAGGCACAGCTGGCGGCGACTCAACCGGGCGCTGAATCGGCCCCTACCGCAGCGGGTGAAGCCTCGCCGAATGCCGCCACTCAGTCCATCCCCGCTCAGGCGGGTACCCAATCGCTCCCTGCCGCAGTGGGTGAAACCTCGCTGAACGCCGCCACTCAGCCCGAGCCCCCCGCTCAGGCGGTGAATAATAATGGGGCCGCCTTGGGGGCATTGGCGGAAGCATATTCGCAACGCGGGGAGCGCCAACAGGCGATCACACTCTTCGAACGCGCCATCGCCGCCGCACCGGATAGCGATCAACAGGGGAAGTGGCACAGCCTATTGAAGACCAATCGTTATTGGCTGCTCGTTAAGCAGGGCGATGAGGCGTTAGCGGCGCGACGTTATGATGAGGCGCGCCAGAAGTACCGCCAGGCACAGGCCTTGGACGGTCAGGAGGCCTATGCCCTGATCGGTCTGGGCGATGTGGCCGCGGCACAGGGTGATCTGGCCAGCGCCGAGCGGACGTATCAGCGAGCATTACAGTTCGATAGCAACAACGGCAGCGCCTTACGTAAGTTAGTGGGCGTTTACCAACAGCAGTCGCCCGATAAGGCGTTGATGTATTTGCAACAGTTACCTAGCGCGCAACGCCGCGCCCTCAAGGCCAACTATCAGTCGTTGCAGAGTGATGCATTGCAACAGCAGGCCGCTGTTTTGGCGGTGCGCCAGGCGTGGGGACCCGCACTTGAGCGCCTGACGGCGGCACAACAGCTGACGCCGGATGATGTTTGGCTGAATTATCGCTTGGCCGGTACGCTGGTCAGCGCGGGACAACCGCTACGTGGCGATGCCTTGATGCAGCGGATGGCACAGCGTTTCCCGCACGATCGCGATCAAATCTATGCGCATGCCCTCTACCTTTCATCACGCGATCAGACCCAGCAGGCGGAGGCGGTGTTACGGCAGTTGCCGCGCGACCAGTGGAGCGACGGGATGCAGGCCTTGGCGCTACGTTTGCAGGCAAACCGTATCTTGGCGCATGCCAACCAGCTACGCGATGCGGGCGATGAGACGCAAGCGATCGCTTACTTACAACGCCAACCCTCCTCTCCGGCCATCGATCTGACCTTGGCCGATTGGGCCCTGGCGCGCGATGACTATCACACCGCCTTACAAGGTTATCAGCAGGTGCTGGCCCGAGATCCGCAGAATGCCGATGCGCGTCTCGGGATGATAGAGACACGCGTGGCACAGGGGGACTATCCGGCGGCTCGAGCCGCCTTGCAAAACGAGCCACCACCGCGTGTACCGGTCGATCTCGGCACGCAACGGCGTCTCGCCAACGCCTGGGCTGCCAGTGGCGATCCGGCACAGGCGCAGCGTCTCTTCGATCCGTTGTTGTCCGAGGCGCGACGCACGCCGGGAATGAATGGTGCTTTGCTGTTGCGCGATGATGCGCGTCTGGCGCGCCAGTTGGGGCAGACCCCTCGGGCGCAGGACGATCTGCGCGCGGCGATGGGCGTGGCGGCGATCGGCGAAGTTGCCGCCCAAGATAACGAGGGTTTTACGCGTCTTACGCGTATCGATAGCCAAGATGATTGGCTTAAACGCAGTATTCGATCCGATAGCGCCGATCTCTATCGGCAGCAGGAGGTCCGTTTCACCCTGGAGCATGATTACTGGGGATCGAGTGGTAGCGGCGGCTATTCCGATCTGAAGGCGCATACGACGATGCTACAGGCCGACATGCCGCTTTATGACGGTCGACTGTTTGCCCGTAGTGATCTGGTCGATATGGATGAGGGGCGCCTGTCGGGCGGAGCCTACCAGGATAAATTCGGTAGCTGTTACGTGAATGGTTGCCCACCCGGCGAGCGGCAACGCAGCACCGGCGCTAGCCTGGCCATCGGCTGGCAAAATGCGGACTGGCAGATGGATTTGGGCACCACTCCCATCGGGATGCGTGTGGTGGATTGGGTGGGCGGAATCGCTTACAACGGCGACTGGCGGAATATTGGCTGGACGCTGGAGGCTCATCGGCGTCCACTGTCCAGTTCATTGCTGGCGTTGGGAGGTCAGCGTGATCCCGCTAGCGGTACGGAATGGGGCGGGGTGCGACGCAATGGCGTGACGTTGAACGCCAGCTATGATCGTGGTGGCCCATCGGGGTTGTGGGGGGCGTTGAGTGCCGATTACTTGACGGGAAAAAATGTCGAGAGTAATAGCAGCGTGCGCTGGATGGGGGGCTACTATTATAAGCTCATCAACGAAGATCATCGTCGTGTTAGCGTTGGGCTGAGCAATATGCTCTGGCACTACGATAAAGATCTGAGTGGCTACACCTTAGGACAGGGGGGGTACTACAGCCCGCAGCAGTATCTCTCGTTTGCCATTCCGCTGAATTATCGCCAGCGTACGGAGAACTGGTCGTGGGAGTTGGGTGGATCCGTCTCCTGGTCCTATGCGCGCACCGCGGATCAGCGGCGTTATCCGTTGCAGAATTTGATCGAGAGTAGCCGAGTGCCCGATTATGATGTTAGCGATCCCGGCAGTAGCAGCAACGGCTTCGGTTATACGCTACGCGCTATCGTGGAGCGGCGTCTGACGAGCCATTGGTTTGTGGGGGCGGGGGTCGATATTCAACAGGCCAAAGATTATACCCCGAGCCATGCCCTAATTTATGTGCGCTACTCGGTTCAGGGATGGCAGGGTGATATGGATCTGCCACCGCAGCCACTTCGCCCCTATGCCGATTTCTAACCTCAGTGACGTGCGCCGTCACCCACGAGATGCGTCGTGGGTGGCGTGCCGCACCTCTTTCTACGCGATTACCGCGTCGGCTCCATCTGCGTGACTTGGGTATATGAACCGGATGCACGAAGATCTTTAGTGCCTTTTATCCTAGTTAATAACGCGAGTGAATCCAGTATACTCGGTCCGTTTGAGGCGCTAGGCCGCACAGGGGTGCGATCGCGTGACCTTAAGCGGATTTTGTGTGCGGAGAGAGAGTTTGCGAGTCAGTCGTTCCTTAACCATAAAACAGATGACGTTGGTGTTCGCCGTCGCCTTGACGACGATCTGCATCTTCACCGTGATTCAGCTGTTTCACTTTGTGCAGCAGCGTAAGGATGACTATGGCCAACAATTAGTGAGTATGACTGCATCGGTACGTCAGCCTTTATCCGAGGCGATATTGAATATGGATGTGGTCAAGGCGCAACGGTTACTCGCAGGCTTACAGCCTGCCGTCATTTTATCTCATGCCGAGGTGATATCACCTACCGGCACGCTGTTGGTGCTGCATACCTCGTCCACCAAAGTTCGCCCGGTCCCGAGTTGGGTGAGTCGTCTATTTCAGCTACCGGTACAGGTTCGTACTCCATTGTATGGGGCGGATCGGGGGCATGCAGCATCGACTCAGCCGCTGGGCTATCTGGTGTTGCGAGCGGATAATTTCCGTCTTTACCGTTTTATTATCAGTACCTTTGCGACGCTGGTGTCAACCTATCTGTTGTTGGCATTGATCCTGACCGTATCGGTTAGCTGGTGTATGAATCGATTGTTGGTTCATCCCTTGCGTGCGCTGGCGCGTGAATTACGCAATATGCCGCTAGATGCCCCGAATTTCCCGCCGTTGACGCTCCCTCGTCATCATCATGACGATGAGTTAGGGCAGCTCGTGCGCGCTTATAATCGTCATCAACAGGCTTTGCTGCAGGCGCGTCAGACGTTGAGCCAGCTATCGACGCATGGCTGGCAAACGGATCTGCCCAACTCTGCGTTATTTGTCTCGTTATTGGAACAGCGGCGCGGGGAGCCGAGTGTGTTGATGGTGAGCATTCCGACCTTACAAGAGGCAATGGGCGTGTTGAATGCCGCACAGCGCGAGCAGTTGATGGCGACGTTAGTCACGCGTCTGCGGGGGGAGATCGCGCCGGATGGGCTTCTCGCCCAGGCGAGTCAGGATCGTTTCTTAATTGCGGAGTGGGGTGTGTCGCAGCCGGAGGTGATCCGGCAACAGGCGCATCAACTGATGACGCGCCTGATCCAGCCTATCACCGTGGATAATCTGACCCTACGCCCGGTCATTGCCATCGGTATCGCCCTTGGCTCTACCCCATCGGTGACATCAGAGGGCGAATCGAGTCAGGCTGATCGATTATTGGCGCAGGCCCATTCCGCGCTACACAGCGCCTTGGCCGAGGGAAAAAACAGTATTCGTTTTTTTGAGCCGGAGTTGGCTGAACAGGTGACGGTGCGCCTGACTCAGGAGGCGGCGATCCACGATGCCTTGCAGCGAGGCAATTTTGCCCTCTATCTACAGCCCCAGATCGATTTGCGTAACGGGCAATTAGTGGGGGCGGAGGCGTTGATCCGCTGGCGTCATCAGGATGGTCATTACGGCGAACCCTCGCAGTTTATTCCGCTGGCCGAAGCATTCGGCGGTATCGTGGCGTTAGGGGAGTGGATGCTCGATGAGGCGATACATATTTTACTCGAGTGGCAACGTGGCGGATTGATGATCCCGTTATCGCTAAATGTGTCGGCGGTACAGCTGGTCGATGAGCATTTTAGTCAGCGTGTGGTACGCCTGTTACAGCAGTATGCGATTGCCCCGCATCGTTTGCACCTGGAGGTGACCGAAACCGCCTATATCGACGATATGCATAAGGCTGCCGAGCTGCTGGGGCGTTTGCGTGCGCAAGGCATACGGGTGGCGCTGGATGACTTTGGTATGGGCTATGCTGGACTGAACTATTTGCGCCATCTTCCCATCGATATTTTAAAGATAGATAAGAGTTTCATCGATCCGCTTCCGTCGGATGGCGCGCTGGTGCACATTGTCGGTTCGATCGCCGAGGTACTCTCCCTAGAGGTCGTGGCGGAAGGGGTGGAGAATCAGCAGCAATGCGATTGGCTATTGGCGAACGGTATCCACTACGCCCAGGGGTATTACTTCTCCCCGGCGCTTTCCCTGCCTGAGTTTGTGGCGCGCTATCCGAGCGCTCCTCGCCACTGAGTCAGCCCTGCGATATGCCATGCAGTATAACCATATAGTGAACATGGTTAATCTTTGCAGGGCTTTATTCGCTTCAGCTCATATATTTGATTAAATAATTTTTATAAATGAAATACTACGTTTCAATATTGTTATCTTGATGTTACTTTTGATTGCATGCAATACCCGCCCATCGGGATGCAAAAGCTGTACGTTCGTACCCGACCAGGAATATAAACCATGATAAAAAAAATCTTTTCTAGCCTCTACTTACAGGTGTTGGTGGCGATTACTATCGGCATCTTACTCGGCCATTTCTATCCCGAGTTAGGTGCACAGATGAAGCCACTGGGTGATGGCTTCGTTAAATTGATTAAGATGATCATCGCCCCCGTCATCTTCTGTACCGTCGTGACCGGTATCGCTGGCATGGAGAGCATGAAGGCCGTAGGACGAACTGGCGCTATCGCATTACTCTACTTTGAAGTCGTGAGTACCATCGCTCTGATCATCGGGCTGGTGGTGGTGAATTTGTTGCAACCTGGCGCAGGGATGAACGTTGATCCGAACGCGTTGGATGTGAAGGCGGTCGCGGTTTACGCCGATCAGGCCCAGCAACAGGGTATCGTCGCCTTCTTGCTGGATGTCATCCCGAGCAGTGTGATTGGCGCTTTCGCCAGCGGTAACATCTTGCAGGTCTTGTTGTTTGCGGTCATGTTCGGTTTCGCGTTGCACCATTTGGGCGAGAAGGGGCAGTTGATCTTTAATGTCATCGATAGCTTCTCCAAGGTTATCTTTGGCGTGATCAATATGATCATGAAGTTAGCGCCCATCGGAGCATTCGGTGCCATGGCCTTCACCATCGGGAAATACGGTGTCGGCACCCTGGTGCAGCTGGGGCAGTTGATCCTGTGCTTCTATCTGACCTGTATTCTGTTCGTGGTTTTGGTCTTGGGCAGCATCGCCCGGGCGACGGGCTTCAGCATCTTCCGCTTTATCGGCTACATTAAGGAAGAGCTGATGATCGTGCTGGGAACCTCCTCCTCAGAGTCCGCCTTGCCGCGCATGTTGGACAAGATGGAGAAGGTCGGTTGCCAGAAATCGGTGGTTGGCCTGGTGATCCCGACTGGCTACTCCTTTAACTTGGATGGGGCCTCGATCTACCTGACCATGGCCGCGGTCTTTATCGCTCAGGCGACGAACGCCCACATGGATATCTGGCATCAGATTACTTTGTTGGTGGTGTTGCTTCTGTCGTCGAAAGGCGCCGCCGGCGTGACTGGCAGTGGTTTTATCGTGCTGGCAGCGACGTTGTCGGCGGTGGGACACTTGCCCGTCGCCGGGTTGGCCTTGATCCTGGGTATCGATCGCTTTATGTCCGAGGCTCGCGCCTTGACTAACCTGATCGGTAACGGCGTTGCGACTATCGTGGTGGCTAAACGTTGCCGCCAGTTGGATGAGAAGCAAATGCAGGCGGTGTTGGGTGGCAATCCCGGCACGCTGAAACAGCCTATCGCGTAATCTTTCCCCCCTCGTCATTCAAATCCCCCGGCTTTTTGTTACCGGGGGTGAATGTCTCGCCCCCACGGCTTGATGCTGTCGGGGGCATCTTTATAATAAGTCCATCGATTCTGCTAGGTAGAATTTTTTCTTTAACGTTTGCGATTTTGTCTGTTTCCCGTGGTCTAACGGAGCAGCACTTATACGCTACTGTTACGTATTTGACCGATTTAAGTAGGGGTTC contains the following coding sequences:
- the bcsC gene encoding cellulose synthase complex outer membrane protein BcsC; the encoded protein is MRRFPLSLSALPVALALSGPLSAGEVNATDWLLEQVRIGEAEQRYDLVMQSLDRLMMIAPNDPEVIMARMRLLLRQGNTQGAGQLADQLCLPANQAVVCQRARMLLALNTPQGRQALQQARLLATAGQYTAAVAAYDALWQGAPPPLDLAAEYWRTVARLTGQTPRAIAALQALNQRYPYDVAVAETLVKLLLSQGQQQEADALLMRMAENEATRPRAAAIGLAQIQRMPPGSERVAALRRYIQRFQGVPQAVADAETLLQAQLAATQPGAESAPTAAGEASPNAATQSIPAQAGTQSLPAAVGETSLNAATQPEPPAQAVNNNGAALGALAEAYSQRGERQQAITLFERAIAAAPDSDQQGKWHSLLKTNRYWLLVKQGDEALAARRYDEARQKYRQAQALDGQEAYALIGLGDVAAAQGDLASAERTYQRALQFDSNNGSALRKLVGVYQQQSPDKALMYLQQLPSAQRRALKANYQSLQSDALQQQAAVLAVRQAWGPALERLTAAQQLTPDDVWLNYRLAGTLVSAGQPLRGDALMQRMAQRFPHDRDQIYAHALYLSSRDQTQQAEAVLRQLPRDQWSDGMQALALRLQANRILAHANQLRDAGDETQAIAYLQRQPSSPAIDLTLADWALARDDYHTALQGYQQVLARDPQNADARLGMIETRVAQGDYPAARAALQNEPPPRVPVDLGTQRRLANAWAASGDPAQAQRLFDPLLSEARRTPGMNGALLLRDDARLARQLGQTPRAQDDLRAAMGVAAIGEVAAQDNEGFTRLTRIDSQDDWLKRSIRSDSADLYRQQEVRFTLEHDYWGSSGSGGYSDLKAHTTMLQADMPLYDGRLFARSDLVDMDEGRLSGGAYQDKFGSCYVNGCPPGERQRSTGASLAIGWQNADWQMDLGTTPIGMRVVDWVGGIAYNGDWRNIGWTLEAHRRPLSSSLLALGGQRDPASGTEWGGVRRNGVTLNASYDRGGPSGLWGALSADYLTGKNVESNSSVRWMGGYYYKLINEDHRRVSVGLSNMLWHYDKDLSGYTLGQGGYYSPQQYLSFAIPLNYRQRTENWSWELGGSVSWSYARTADQRRYPLQNLIESSRVPDYDVSDPGSSSNGFGYTLRAIVERRLTSHWFVGAGVDIQQAKDYTPSHALIYVRYSVQGWQGDMDLPPQPLRPYADF
- the hmsP gene encoding biofilm formation regulator HmsP, with protein sequence MRVSRSLTIKQMTLVFAVALTTICIFTVIQLFHFVQQRKDDYGQQLVSMTASVRQPLSEAILNMDVVKAQRLLAGLQPAVILSHAEVISPTGTLLVLHTSSTKVRPVPSWVSRLFQLPVQVRTPLYGADRGHAASTQPLGYLVLRADNFRLYRFIISTFATLVSTYLLLALILTVSVSWCMNRLLVHPLRALARELRNMPLDAPNFPPLTLPRHHHDDELGQLVRAYNRHQQALLQARQTLSQLSTHGWQTDLPNSALFVSLLEQRRGEPSVLMVSIPTLQEAMGVLNAAQREQLMATLVTRLRGEIAPDGLLAQASQDRFLIAEWGVSQPEVIRQQAHQLMTRLIQPITVDNLTLRPVIAIGIALGSTPSVTSEGESSQADRLLAQAHSALHSALAEGKNSIRFFEPELAEQVTVRLTQEAAIHDALQRGNFALYLQPQIDLRNGQLVGAEALIRWRHQDGHYGEPSQFIPLAEAFGGIVALGEWMLDEAIHILLEWQRGGLMIPLSLNVSAVQLVDEHFSQRVVRLLQQYAIAPHRLHLEVTETAYIDDMHKAAELLGRLRAQGIRVALDDFGMGYAGLNYLRHLPIDILKIDKSFIDPLPSDGALVHIVGSIAEVLSLEVVAEGVENQQQCDWLLANGIHYAQGYYFSPALSLPEFVARYPSAPRH
- a CDS encoding dicarboxylate/amino acid:cation symporter, with product MIKKIFSSLYLQVLVAITIGILLGHFYPELGAQMKPLGDGFVKLIKMIIAPVIFCTVVTGIAGMESMKAVGRTGAIALLYFEVVSTIALIIGLVVVNLLQPGAGMNVDPNALDVKAVAVYADQAQQQGIVAFLLDVIPSSVIGAFASGNILQVLLFAVMFGFALHHLGEKGQLIFNVIDSFSKVIFGVINMIMKLAPIGAFGAMAFTIGKYGVGTLVQLGQLILCFYLTCILFVVLVLGSIARATGFSIFRFIGYIKEELMIVLGTSSSESALPRMLDKMEKVGCQKSVVGLVIPTGYSFNLDGASIYLTMAAVFIAQATNAHMDIWHQITLLVVLLLSSKGAAGVTGSGFIVLAATLSAVGHLPVAGLALILGIDRFMSEARALTNLIGNGVATIVVAKRCRQLDEKQMQAVLGGNPGTLKQPIA